The DNA segment AACATATTACAGTTTTTGTCTAGATTCTCAAGCCTAAGGAATATAGTCATAATAAGTGTTTTAATATGTTTGTCTCTTAATGCTATCATCTCCATTGTTTCTGGGTCACTTTTGATTGATTCTTCTCAttataggttttcttttcttgccaaTTTGCATGACTAATAATTTTTTATCTAATGTCAGACATTGTAAATTTTGCCTTATTGGGTacaggatattttaaaattacggTACAAGGCCTCTCTGAATATTTACCCAGTGACCTGTGAGTTATGAAGTTTTCCATCCTGGCTGGTGGGAACATGTGATATTTTTGGCCCCATGTGAGCACTGGTACCTTTAGTATTTTGGGGGCAGTTCTTTCTTTGTCCTCAGGTAGTTTTTCTCATTTGCATCCTGGGCAGATCTTTGGTGTTCTGGCTCTCGGCATTCTCTCCTCTCTGTTCCCAGTGAATTCAACCTGTCTTGGCCTCTCCAGCGTTCCAGCTTTATCTCTTCAACTCAGGGAGACTAATGAACTTCACCGGGATTTACTCTGCCTGAATTGCTACCTGGAAAACTCTCCAGGCAATAAATTGGGGCAGTTGTAGGGCTCATCTTATTTACTTTATGTGTTTCAGGGATCTTTATCCTACATTACTTGATATCCAGTGTCTCTAAAACCATtgcataatatattttacatggtATTTTAGTTGTTTTAAGTGGGAGATTAAATCTGACTCTGATTACTGTATTATGGTACACAGTGGAAGTCTCCTAGTTTGTTATTGCATAAACTTTTAAGAGtctgagcatttaaaaaattaatttgtacaGAACTCAACATAGTTTTATTCCGTAATAGATTATGTTTCTGGTTCTAATATAGCacatagataaatatatttttgtagtatagtgtttttaatgaaaatttgaaTACAGAGATGAtagtatcatttttattttgttaaaatcattaaaaaactcTTAACGAGCATAAGTAGTTCTTGGCAACTGAATTGAAATTTAGATGTATTTTACACATATaaattttgtgtatatttatttactaGGTCTTCATCCTCCTGGTCCACCTTTAGCAAGACCCATTCTGCCTCGAGAACGAGGTGCTCTGGATAGAATTGTTGAATATTTAGTTGGTGATGGTCCACAGAACAGGTAATGTTTACTAGGGTGTagctaaatgaaaatgaagaaagtttATTGGTCAgagtgggtgtgtatgtgtgtgtgtacacacatgtgctgctgctgctgctgctaagtcacttcagttgtgtccaactctgcgaccccatagacggcagcccaccaggctcccctgtccctgggattctccaggcaagaacacttaagtgggttgccatttccttctccaatgcatgaaagtgaaaagtgaaagtgaagtcactcagtcgggtctgaccctcagcgaccccatggactgcagcctaccaggctcctctgcccatgggattttccaggcaagagtactggagtggggtgccattgccttctccaacacacatgtgcacatgcacTAAATGTTCTATGATTTTGTAGTTGTTTCCTGATTTTAGAACATAATGCAGTATTTTATGGCCCTGCAAAAGAGTACATACTCAGTTGTTTTTCAGTAGTAGATTATCTAGATAAAGTAtttggataaaatattttaaaacatattatatataacaaaaaAATATTGTAACTGGTATGTTATAACGCTGCTATAACATTATTTTTAGAGAATTTGAATCATTTTGTTGAATCTTTTGAATTTGAAGAGTTTGTAAATAGTGAAAAGTTGGTAGGTTATAAGAAATGGAGTTTTATAGATGTGAGTACTGGActtaatgatagtgaaaatttTAATAACAGTGAGGACAGTTTCATGTATTTGACACTTAGAGTTCCAAAATGCTTCTCCAGTTATTTTAATTGATCCTTATAATAACTCTAGGATTATAAGGATGATAGGAGCAGAACAATTGTCATAGTATAGACTTTTAAGTAATTCTTAGGGTATTTTAAGAATAGATATTTGACAAGGTTATTGGTTAATATTATTGTCTTAATAAAGAGACTAGAATTTAATGTTAATGTGAAAAATTATACGTTCTTCAAAACAGATAGAATGTTGTTTGATAGGGCCAGGTATTTATTAAGTATTTACTCAGAGAACAGAAAGGGTATATAAATAGAAAATGTGGAAGATGTTTAAGTGTAATTGGGATAGCTAAGAAATCATGATATACAGAAATTAACCTTTGGACTGgactaaacaaaattaaattcatttcttTACTACAAGACTTCACAGCGGTTTTAATAATACTCATTTGTGAATCTGTAAGAGGCTTCATCTTTTCCACTCTTTATCTGACCACAGATTTGGGGTCTGTCATCCCCAGGAATATGTGTTAGGAAACATTAAAATTTAAGTGTTCTCTTATCAAATACATTTCTGCTTactaagaaaattttatttgactgcttcttagtttatttttaatttgatatataatattttaaaataattgaaaatttgaCTGTTGTCATAAAGAGTGTTGTTTATTGTTTACAAAGTAATATCTATTATGGCACATCTAGCTACATTAAATGCTATGTAATCTAACTGTGTACTTTAGCTGTGATGGCTAAAGTAGCTTCTCCCACTTGTTTTGTCTGCATTTGTAACTACtctgttcatttttccttttgctgtaGGTACGCCCTTATATGTCAGCAGTGTTTTTCTCACAATGGCATGGCTTTGAAAGAAGAATTTGAGTACATTGGTAAGAATTATTTGGCAgttagattttaaatattttactcttaaatatttcattctgtGCCAATTGCCATGTAATGCCATTTTGTTTTAGGTATTGCTCTGTATATGTTGTTCAGGCATATTATAGAATACACAGCAAAGCAGAAAAGACAACTCAGATTTTTTCTTCATACAGTGTACAACTTCTAGGCTAGCTGTTCTTAAACTTTCACTGTGCATCAGAATTAGCCTGAAGAGCTTTTAAACATTGTGATGCCCAGGTTCCACCTACAAATAATCTGCTTTAGTTGATCTGAGGTGGGGCCTAGGCATCAGCATTTTTTTTAAGctcttcagaatattttcatgtgCAGCTACTATTTAAAAACATTGAACTAAATTAATCATGCTTCTCAAATATATATAACATGCAACATTTTGGGGGGCAGATGAGTAAAGTTCTGGCTTTTAAGATACCTCATGGTGACTAGAAGTGTAATTTCTGTAATACATTTAgatcattattattgttttgcTATTGGTTGACCTGCTATGTAACTTATTATCTTTTCTGCTTTAAATTGGTATTATAAttctaataataatttttaaatatgctttaaaataaactttggtTAGAACACCTGCCATAATATTATTATAACCATGTGTAATTTCACAATGAATAAATGGCTTTTGAAAGATTCTTTGTAAAATTAACCTTGAGGGTTACTTGATTAGTCCTTAAAGTTTATTTggtttatggttttatttttttttaattctctacaGCTTTTCGTTGTGCCTACTGTTTTTTCTTGAATCCTGCTAGAAAAACCAGACCCCAGGCTCCAAGACTTCCAGAATTTAGTTTTGAAAAGAGGCAGGCATTGGAAGTCTCAAATACAGTTGGTTCCTTGCCCTCAGAAAGTGTAATTTCATCAGAGAACCAGATCAATGAAGGTATGAATATGTTAATTTAGAAGTTTTGTCTCTTGATAATGTTTGCTTTCAACAATAAAAGCATAATTGTTTTAGACAAGAATGGATCAGATTTTTCAGCATGCATATTATCAGGTATTGCTCTGATATTATGGCCTCCTATGCAGTTGGTTTGATGtgtttgagttttaaaatatatattgtgttAAGCAGGATCTAGAAATAGCTTGGTAAATATTATTTATGGAGTTATCTTTTTAATTAACTGTTGGGAGATTTAACTAGTAATACATGGAATTGCTTTTCAATTTATGTAAATGAAGCAGATTTAAGACAACTATGAAGCCACTACTCATAAGGGTCAGTTTCTTATAATAATTGTAGTTAACACTGATAAATATAGGTTTGTGCCTTAGCATTTCTATGACTACAAGTTACTCGAAAACAGGAAACTCTGAAGTTGAAAAGTCAGCCTTACATTCTTTGGATGACTATATTGACAGGACTGGTGTTCCTTTGAAACAGACAATTTATCAAGGTCCATAGGATTTAATATTGCTGATTAATGCCTTTGTTGTAAAACaaacttattttaaagaaatggaagttATCAGGATTCATTGAGTTTTAGAACTTATCTTTCAGTTCTGTTTTAGGAATTCCTGAGGAAGTTTCATGGAAAGATGAGATGGAAGATCTGACTATTAATTGCCAACTATTTCTTGTTATTAATGTTGGGTGAGGAACTATTTGTTAAGCAGCTCTGAATTATGAAGATTGCTAAAGTTATGACACAGTCCCTGATATTTTGGTGCTTCACCtcgtacagaaaaaaaaaatccacatgggAAGTTTCGTTCACATAGTTTAAGGTAGCAGTCAGTATTCATTCTTTTAACTTCTAGAAGTTATCATTTacatatatttgatttctttataaaatCACTGAGTAGTGGAAAAAGTGCTTTAACTGAGAATAATATACAAGGCAGTGAATTTTCACGTATCTGAAGTTTGGTATGAGAATTTgactatgtttgtttgtttttttaactttgaagaaTGAACCTAAAATATGTGTGTTGACTTGGGCTTGGCTTTTGTCTTactaacaaatatcaaaatgaatttgaaTACAGATAGCCATGACAAAGAGGTCTGTGTACTTGAACGCTGAATCTTTGTATTTGTCTTCTCCATGTCTGCAACGTCAACTCCAAACACAATGTCAGACTTTTATCTTTTGCTTAAGTCATGCTCTGAGCTGCATGCTGTCACAGGCAAATCATCTGCCTTGCCATTGCCGCCTCTTGGAACTGAAAATTAAAGAATTCCAACCTGAAGATGCCTAGAGGAAAAATTGGAGTCCCTGCCATGAGTAACTTTGCTTATGAAAGCTAAAGTGAATATTTGAAAGCCAATAGTtgggacaaaaaaagaaaaaacagccaaCAAAATAGATATCTTGATAATGAGTCCCATGCTTTTATCTTCTACTAAGGTCAAGATGCAAAGTTAGCAAACCACACCCAGCTATACCTTTCCTTCTCATCTAATCTAGGAGGAGCAATACCCCAGATGTCTCATTTTCTGTCAGAAACCTCCGGAATGAAGTCTAACTGGCTCAAACTCAACCCTAATAAGGTAACGTTAATAGGTGAAGACATTGAGGCAGGGTATGATAGCTCCACAATGCTAGAAACTGAAGCAACAATTCCATTTGGTTAAGATAGTCACTATAGTAGTAacttcttcattcttctttttggATTCATCAAAATGGCTAGTATGAGCATCGTTTTACTTCTTTGGTTTGTCAGAAGACAAAATTTTTTCCAAGACTCCTGTCTCTCAACACTGTGATATACGGTTATCAATTTCAAGCTGGATTCCATTAGTAAATGGCGGAAAGTATTTCTGATGAAGAGATAAAGCTGCATTTATTTAAACACTGGTGGCGTACCTTTATGATTAAATTGAACTGTGAAGTAAGGAGCATATCATCTCAATCAGCTACTCCCTCTGTTGACAGCCAGAGTGATGAAGGGCTTAGATTGCTGATTTCTACACTTCTGTGTAGAAAAATTACACAAAACTTAGGGTCTGAAAGAAAAACTTTCCTGtttcaatttttatatatttttaaaagtattgaacCAGCTTCTTGAGATTGTGTTACTGAATTTACAGATGGAACCAAAAGGTAACTTTCTTTTGTCTTAATGTTTTTTCAAAGAATAGTTCATAACCATTTATGTGAATCTAGAATTAATACAAGAAATCCTTTTTTCAATTTATGATGCAAGActttaaattttatcttcattCTACTGGAATATTTTGCATTTAGGGTGAGGCATAAGGCTTTTGAAATTTTTGGACCACTCTTGGAACAACACATGAAACCTTGGAAAGTTTTCATCAAAGAAGGAGTGCTAGAAGAAAGAAATTCTTCCTGTTAACTGCTCATTTGAATTcctaaaattttttctaaaactgTGTACACGGATGTTTTGGTAATAAAAcattagagaaaacaaaaaaattaagattgtCACTTTATTCTAAGAGCATGCTAGATATGGTATGTCAAAGTAATGAGCTGGTTTTtagtttctttggtttcttttattgTGAAATGAATAGTACAGTAATATTTGAGTGTCTGCTAAGCCATGTTAAAGTCAGTTtatcagtttttcttctttttaaaatgtgtttttcaaaataattgatTCATAGTATTCTTTTTGTTAGATGTGATAATAATTAGAGTACAAGGTTACTACACTATTAATATTCCAGTATAGTGATTTGGAGTTAGcatgtttaaaaaatgttaatattgtttttgttgttcagttatatTTAGTTAGATCTTATGTAATTCTTTTAGTAGAATATAGCTTTATTCACTGGAAATAACTTGCTAGTAATAAAACTCATGGCATCTACTTAGTACTATCAAAAATAGCAAGTACAATTTATATAAGGTGAATTTATCTTGATAATCCGATTTTTGctcttccctttcttttgttTCAACAATAATACTGTTACCATTAGGTTATGTTGAACTAAGgaaagttctgtttttagttttgcttATTAGGTGCTTTAGGAAATTGTACTATTTGATAATGTAGATTTTATTGAAttctatgtatcagatcagaaaaacttatgtctttatttttagctATGTATAGCTTACTCAAGATGTAAACTTGCCTATATTATGTTTTTTTCATGCTTGTTTTAGACATAGAGATCTTTTAGCCTGttggtttccttttctgaaacACCTTCATCTAATAGTTTTACATTATTGCTTAATAATGACATTCTAATGACTCTTCTAATGGATTTGTTAACAAATGGTAAATAATTACACAACATCTTTATGTTTAAAATGAGCTATTTTCTCATAGGTGGTTatcatttatttgaattttattcattGAGCCAGTAAGTTGCATTTTGGGATGAAATTTGTGTCTTTGGTCCTTGAATATAAGTTGGCTGTTTTTCTTAAggcagaaaaatctttaaaaaacttgaaaatcTGTGAGTTAAAGACAAATTGTCcattttaatttaacaaatttCCTTTGGGTGAGTTTTATAGTCTGTACATATAGTAGGTACTGATATGTTAGCAaggcaaaattttttttaagttattgtaaAAAGGGGTAAGAAGTAAGAATCTAAATCACCAAAATATTAGGAGTTTTggaatacataatataaatagaCTCATGTATTTTGCTGCAGAAATTATGTGTTTCTTTTGGAGATGTATGAAATTGTTTTGTTaactattctttaatttttttagagaATTATCCTTTCAAGAGCTAGAATAAAAACCTAAATGGACGGTGGTCTTCTTAAATGTTTTTGCATGTTTGTGGTTTATAGGTGAGGCAGTGGCAGTGTTCATTATACAGTTACATTCAGTTTTATGAGGTTGAGCTATCTAGCTGAATTGAAGCTTTACCCAAACAACCAGAAGCCAATTGTTACAGTTTGGTGGGAAAAGCTTTTTTCTCAAGAATATTGGGGTAGGAGAATAGAAGGGGAAGGAGTCAGGTAAGGAACAAATCCCATGgatcatttttgttttatcaCATTGTGATAGATTGTTTTCTTGGCATTACAGATGTCAaaggtgattttaaaaattttcctacaGATGGAATTAGGTCATTCGAGTAACCTTGTATTAATTTTAGTCTTAAACTGGTGCTGCACAGGGAAGAGTAGACCTGTTTAATTAGTGTGAACATGAAATATGGTTTCTCTTTTGGTATTTTATGCCCAAATATTGACATCTACTGTAATGAATTTTATACCaccaactattatatataaactaCAGCTTCACAGAAGAAATTTACTGTTTTCTTCTGTGGCAAATGATACTCTCCCGCAGAAATAAAGTAAGTACTTTTGGaatatatttaattatctttttataaaGTTCTGTGGTTTAGTTATTAAACTGGTATGTAATTAAATTTCTGTTAATCTTGTGCATCTAGTTCACTTGAAGCTTGTAGTGATGACCTCTCACAAAAAGACACTGACATACATAACACTGAATATCTATGTTGTTTAGACTAGCTGATATCTGCATTATAGGTATCATGACACGTACCAAATTTTTGTAACATTAACTGCTATTAATATTACTTTTCTACAGATTAACCTGGGGGAAGAAAAGTAGTCATTTAATACGCTTTTTGTTCTCAAACCCTTTTCATCATTTCACCATTTTTTAGTCTTCTGTATATTTTCTGAAATACAGTATAGTATTGATGAGCAGGTTTTGTGTATAATGCTATTTTCTAGTTATGAAAATAATTGACTTTTGTAGAATTCACGTGTATATCTTAGAATTCACCTCTATATACGTTAACAAAATTAAGtattataatttttctctttgtattaaTGCTTCTTTAAGattccagaattttaaaatttgtattgtaTTTGACTGGCGATGTGtctatttctgaaaataattacATCACAAAGCTTTAATATGATAAATCATAAACTTTGATACTTCTGTTTAATACTGAGTTAATCTATCAAAACAGATAACAAACTATGTGGGcccatgttcactgaagcatgcTTATTGATGAGTTGAGTCCTGAGTTctgagctttttgttttttcatttcgtGTAACTTTATTGGAGGTTTTACTAAATCATAACCACTTGTAAAATTCTTGGCAAGTAAGTATTGCTCTATGGCCAGAGAGTTGTAGAAAACAGTGACTCTTAAAATTCTACCCTGGATAAATTCTGTGAAGGTAGAATTACAGATGGTTattgacttcccttgtggctcagctggtaaagaatccacctgctatgtgggagacctgggttcaatccctgggttgggaagatcccctggagaagggaagggttatccactccagtattctggcctggaaaattccatggactgtatagtccacggggtcgcaaagagttggacatgactgagtgactttcacttattgACTCCTGAAGTGTTCCACTGAACAGTTTGCTTGCCCTTGTAGCAGAAATGGTCTGTACATGTCCATAgagtttcatttcactttctgcttttcctttgaCCACTGGATATAACACAACTTTGTATAACATGACTCGACCTCCTGCTTTTCAACTTTGGATTTTTGTAAGATTCCAAGTGGTGACAGTGCCATTTTATGTTCCTTTTacaataaaaatagcatttttgtgACATGTGAACATTCCTCATCTTTTTGTGAGCATATGAAGTTTCCATACAGTAAACCTCGTTAACTTAGATGTCCCTAGCTATGCAATTTTGGCTTTTTGTTCtatatataaaaagagagaaagagattgtGATTAATTCCATAAACTAGAGtcgaaaatatctttaaaaataagttaaaaaattattttcaaatccaCCTAGAGTAtgtgatataatttatatttattaaaactgATATGATAAAACCATGAATTTATAAAACCTCCATGTaagcatattttctttaaaaagtattaattttgTTATCAAAATACTGGCATTTAttatatgctaagttgctttggttgtatccgactctttgcagctctatggactatagcccgcctgactcctctgtccatgggattctccagcaagaatactggagtgggttactattctACAAGGAACAAAACTAGAACTTTTTACTAGTGTAAACTGGCCTGTCCTCCAGATTTTTGAATCAGTAGCATTTGTAATATATTATAAGGGATCATCTGTGAGGGTATGAAAATCTCCTTATTTGCTTTGCTGATGTAGTTTAACCATATTTCTCCTAGCAGTAATATTAGTTGCTATTTATTATTacagaaacaaaacacagaaacaccTCAAAGTTAGGTGTTTATCTTTGATTTGGAAATTGAGTGGCCCAAATCTCTGCTCCtgtcatttccttccctttcctatTCTTTAAACTTTGAAGAattaaagttattattattaaattattattaagagATATGAGTTCAATGACACTCAAAAGAGAGTTTGAAGGGAGTAAACTTTCAGATTAGGAACCAATGCCTTTACTTGGCCTCTGCTAATGGAGACAGAGGCAAAAGACTCTTCCCTTTCGCTCCCTAGCATTCAAGGTATGTAGCATATTCTGACCCAGAGGTTTAAATCCCAAGGACTTGTCTTGCACAGGGATGAAGGAAGACTTGTCTTGTCTTTGGAAAAGGTGGATCCAGACCCCCACAGTCATGGATAATAGAGATGTAAATCAGTGTGGGAAATCACACCACCTAAACACACATATGCACCCTACAAAGGTACACATTTACTCATTGGTCACAGTGTTGCCTGGAAGCAAGAGACACTAGTTCCTTCAGGACACATAATGTGGGAGTTAGTGCATTTGCTGTTTTTCCTGGGCTGTTGTCTTATAATACatagttctattttaattttgatatattcAGACATTCAGCTTTCAAATCCATCTTTAGGAAAGTTCTTAAGTATTATgatagttcatttattttgtgaACGATGGGGCTTTAGGTAAAATTATGTTTATGGGTATGTTTCCCCCaaattgttttttccttcattcataCCATTTCATATATGGTATGCTCTAGGGATAGGCTTccaaagtggctcagtggtaaagaatctgcctgccaatgcaggagacatgggtttgatccctgggttgggaatatcccctggagaagggcatggcaacccactccagtattcttgcttggaagatcctgtgaacagaagagcctggtgagatccagggattgcaaaagagtcaacgtgacttagcaactgattATGCATGCATGATGTACTTAAGtacattaaaaagatatattttaaggaTAATGTTAGACTATTCTTCTGTTTCTTAGTTTCTTTGCACATGCTTATCTTATTTAGTAGTTATTAACATTGACTATTCCTGAAGTTTTTACTCTTTATCTTTTCAGAATCTTTAGAAGAACAAGATGTTCTAGATAATAGTACAGAACAGACAGATGACAAAATACCAGATACAGAGCAGACAAACCCAGTGATTGAACAAGCATCTGGCATAGAGGAACCAGAGGAGAAACAAGAAGAGACCGAGAATGAAGAAACCTCAATGAATGAAGACAAGTCAGCAGTTCCCAGAGCTAGTGCTGTTCCTAATCCTGAACTAAGTGGAGAATCTTTGACAATGTAGTAAATACTTCCATGTGCCTTCAACTGGATATTTGTAGTCTTGCTGATGTCAGTTATTGCTTTTTTAGGtggtactttctttttttccgcCCCGCCAAAGACATGCTTGGTTTCGTTTGAATTTCAAATTGCCTAGCTATTTCAATATGTCAGACTTACGTCTACTggctattaaaattaaaagcaaatggtGTCAGTAAAGTAAAATCCTTTTGAATGTACAGAAACCCACACTGTTCAGACAACGTTTaggtatttttttctgttctaaaagtaaacaaatataatagaagttttgttttcttcttgcgACCTGTAAATACATTTGGCATAGGAAGAACTTTGGTTAGGAATAAGTTCTAAtggcatttgttttattttttattttattttttttttatgtatggcATTTGTTTTAAGGAATGAAACtcaattaagatttttaataCTTCATTATTAAAATGGATAGAATTTTAACTCTTGTGATATTTGCCAGGGGGTAAAAATCTATTTAGGCATTTACATTAAGAGGTGTGAAAGTTATTACAGTAATAATATAGGCATTTGTGTGAATTCTCAGTAAGAATGCAGTCGAACAGTCAAGTGCAGTGTTACTTTTGATGTCTCTTATTTTGCAGCTGGGCCAGAGGTACCTGATGTATATAATTAGCTTATGTTTACATATTAACATATAGGAAATATCTCTGCACTTGACTGTActtgaattttgaacattatttatatttgtaaaataatgcTATTATAAGTGAATTTTGTGCTCGTATGTGTATTTtgttaaggaaaataaagatgaTCTGGAAGCAATTTCTTTTTGTTAAATATCTAGACTTCTTCAGACAATAGCTTGGTAGATGACTTAGCTACCTGAAAAGTCTTAGTAGGAAGAGTTCACGATTCAGTAAATCTATAAATTATGCTGAGAAAAAATTATGATCTTTTTATTCAAATTTGTTACCTTTCAAGTTCAGAGAATTAGTGACATTTAGAGGTTCTAATCCGAGGTTAGATTTTTCTGAT comes from the Bos taurus isolate L1 Dominette 01449 registration number 42190680 breed Hereford chromosome 2, ARS-UCD2.0, whole genome shotgun sequence genome and includes:
- the LNPK gene encoding endoplasmic reticulum junction formation protein lunapark isoform X6, encoding MEKETYKTAKLILERFDPDSKKAKEFEPPSAGATVTPRPGQEIRQRTAAQRNLSPTPAGSSQGPPLQIPVSPGPPKDTSAPGGPPERTVTPALSSNVLPRRFGSPATSVPGMGLHPPGPPLARPILPRERGALDRIVEYLVGDGPQNRYALICQQCFSHNGMALKEEFEYIAFRCAYCFFLNPARKTRPQAPRLPEFSFEKRQALEVSNTVGSLPSESVISSENQINEESLEEQDVLDNSTEQTDDKIPDTEQTNPVIEQASGIEEPEEKQEETENEETSMNEDKSAVPRASAVPNPELSGESLTM
- the LNPK gene encoding endoplasmic reticulum junction formation protein lunapark isoform X5, producing the protein MIIWSIRTVLIFFFSKRTERNNEALDDLKSQKKKILEEVMEKETYKTAKLILERFDPDSKKAKEFEPPSAGATVTPRPGQEIRQRTAAQRNLSPTPAGSSQGPPLQIPVSPGPPKDTSAPGGPPERTVTPALSSNVLPRRFGSPATSVPGMGLHPPGPPLARPILPRERGALDRIVEYLVGDGPQNRYALICQQCFSHNGMALKEEFEYIAFRCAYCFFLNPARKTRPQAPRLPEFSFEKRQALEVSNTVGSLPSESVISSENQINEESLEEQDVLDNSTEQTDDKIPDTEQTNPVIEQASGIEEPEEKQEETENEETSMNEDKSAVPRASAVPNPELSGESLTM